A window from Glandiceps talaboti chromosome 15, keGlaTala1.1, whole genome shotgun sequence encodes these proteins:
- the LOC144446415 gene encoding HIG1 domain family member 2A-like gives MPAELAGWNIYREEGFKEKFLRKTKENPFVPVGLMATAAVLSFGLVQFRRGDRHKSQRMMRMRIAAQGFTVVAIIIGVAVNARQSVMSKK, from the exons ATGCCTGCCGAACTTGCAGGGTGGAACATATACAGAGAGGAGGGTTTCAAAGAAAAATTTTTAAGAAAGACCAAAGAGAATCCTTTCGTTCCGGTGG GTCTGATGGCAACTGCAGCCGTACTTTCATTTGGTCTTGTACAGTTCAGGAGAGGTGACCGGCACAAGTCACAAAGGATGATGAGAATGCGTATAGCAGCACAGGGTTTCACAGTAGTAGCAATTATTATTGGTGTGGCAGTCAATGCTAGACAGAGTGTTATGTCAAAGAAATAG
- the LOC144446733 gene encoding nucleolar protein 16-like has translation MTTRRVKRKKYNYNTNRRKLWKKSKRVPDIKCTQIKQAWDRRKSVKQNLSDMGIATDPNQAIPIPKVRDLVQMESMDLEVARKQSKKHVVEDMEEEANLPQKKTLRLSKPEVSFCTYMLDKYGDNYKAMARDEKNYYQDTPKQIKRRINTFKSVPEHYKKYLEEKAGKGSEKKTETMDTS, from the exons atgacaactaGACGTGTTAAAAGAAAGAAGTATAACTATAATACAAACAGGAGAAAGCTGTGGAAAAAGTCAAAGCGAGTCCCAGATATTAAGTG TACACAGATCAAGCAAGCATGGGACAGAAGGAAATCAGTCAAACAGAATTTATCAGATATGGGAATTGCTACAGATCCAAATCAAGCCATACCAATACCTAAAGTGAGa GATTTAGTCCAAATGGAAAGTATGGACCTTGAGGTGGCAAGAAAGCAGTCTAAGAAACATGTTGTAGAAG ATATGGAAGAAGAGGCTAATTTACCCCAGAAAAAGACGTTACGATTATCCAAACCTGAAGTctcattttgtacatatatgctAGACAAGTATGGTGACAACTACAAA GCAATGGCAAGAGATGAGAAAAATTATTATCAGGATACACCTAAACAGATCAAACGAAGAATAAATACTTTCAAAAGTGTTCCTGAACATTATAAGAAATATTTAGAAGAAAAAGCAGGCAAAGGAAGTGAGAAGAAAACTGAGACAATGGATACATCATAA